The nucleotide sequence ACAACAGAGGTCGTTAGTCAAGAACTGGCAACAGCGTTACTTTGTGCTGAGAGGAAGCACGCTGACCTACCACAAAGATGACAAGGAGACCACTGTCCAGGTGAGACACTGGgaatatgatttattttagtCCTTATTGGTGTCATTTCTattctgattgtttttatttctttgtttgaataaaacacatgcacatttttttccaaaGGAATTCATACAAATGCCACATATTCCAAAATTCAAAGGCTACAATGACCTTTTGAATTTAGCACATGCAGTTACCTACATGTGTGGAAattcattacaatacaatacatttcTATGTCTCCATTACATattgacattttacttttttaacatAAAGTGGTATTCTGATAATGCTGGTTTGCTTTTATTACTACGAAGTACAACACAGTAATAAATGGTCAGTATTTTTAGTATTGAATATCTGGTATATCTACATAATCATCAGTTTACTATGAATTGGGTCATTTATCATTTCCAATCAACACCACAAACACTTTGCTAGCTGTGTGGCTAACTTTGCACACTTCCTGTAAACAATATAAATGATGCTTGAAGCCACTCAAAAGAGGTCTCCTGTCACTTAAAGTCTTTTTTGTTGCATCTGTTCTAATCTGCTGGTTTACACGCATTGCTGTAACATTCATCAACTATCCAGACAAGATCTTATGCTCTTTGTTGTCAGGCTATAGATCTGTCTGTGTGGGATGAATACAAGGCGTTGAGCCTCTCTTTACATGTTGTGCAAGGTGTGGGCAAACTTCCAAAAAGGCAGTGTAGAGACTATGAGACTATAACACTCCCATGGTGTTTTTACTAGCTAGAGTTTCAGGGGTGGCTGTATGTGCATAGATGGTGATGGTGTTATCACCATCTATGTAGAGCGTGTGGTCAGACCataaaaaatagagaaatggTGCAGTGACTGTGGACTAAAAACTttggtgttttttctttaagtaTAAAATGTGATACGGTCACTTCAAGGTGCCAAATTTAGTTTCTATTCACTTCCCTTATATGTCTTCATTTTTCTGCCCTCTTTCTGATGTACTTCCTGTTAAGAAATGAGAGGTAGTGAaacaggaaggaagaggagcgttcatgaaaatgtaaaacaaccaAGTAACCATAATTTCATTCAGCATTGAACAAGAGCAGACACATGCTCCCTACATCCTCTGCTGGATGGATAAGCTCCAGAAGCCACAGAATAATCAGGAATTTCTCCAAAAGTCTAAGAGTCATCGTCACTTTTGACCTTGGTGTAAAACTGTAATAAAGGAGAGGGACTGTGGATGAATATTGGAGATAGAAGAAGTGGGCTGCACACTGTTGTAGGAAGTAGactgtacagtacatgctgTAAAGTAAACAGTGAACATGAGTAGACCCTGAAacaaatgataataatgacCAGGGAGTATTTTCTTGACcttttcagtgtgttgtttaTCTGTAAAAGCCCCTGTGACACAGCTCTGCCTCGATGAAAGAATCTGTGCTACACCTACAGTGAAAACACCTGCGTCATACAAGACACAGACTACATGTACTGCTGATATTAATAGTAGCATATGGTGGTCTATGTGTGAATATAAACATTGGTGAAAAATACCAGTGGTTGGTTCTCGACATGAAAGGCCTCTGGTTtatgcattacattacatttcttctctctctctctctctctctctctctctctctctgtgtgtgtgtgtgtgtctccagggAGTTATCCAGCTACGTTTCAGTAAAGTTAATGAACTCCCTCCAAACTCAGATGACCCTGGGAAGTACCTCTTCGAGATCATACCACGTAAGCATATGATCGACCTTTAAAAAGTGATACCTGTTCTCGTTGGGTTGCATGTCCCTCTCTGGTATCTGTCTGTATGGGCCAGAACTTATCTGTATGGTAGGAAATTAGAAACTACCAAGAAATGATAGCAATCTACTCTGGCCTACTCAGGAAATCTTGTAgatttttcagacattttctgacagCTGCATGTCAAGGTTTTCTTGTACTAAGATGCTATTTTTCAATAATACACGTTTCACAGGTACGactggagacagagagcgaTGTCCATATGTGTTCATGGCAAACTCCCAGAGTGACATGGAGGAGTGGGTCCGTACTCTACGCAGAGTCATTGGAGTGCCAACAAGTGGAGGTTCAGTAAATCTTAAAATGTTATGAAAACTGTTTCTATCTTTTCCCCCCATCATTCTCTTTAGTGCAGTTGTGTCATGTTATATGTTTCCATGCCTGTCAATtcccaaaacagaaataatttcacaaaaaacTTATTATGGAAACTGAGATTATATGTGACAATAGCTATCCTGTCTGTAATACTGAATGCTGAATTACTGTTCATTCTTAGCTTACAAATAAGAAATGTCTTTGTCAGTTGATATAGCGTAGTGATATTATACATATAGTCTATGTACATCCATCACCTGTAATTGGCAGCTACATGATGATTCAGCATGAAAATCCCTTCAGGTAGAATATATCAAATTATCTTTAAGACAAGTGTTGAAATTGTTCAAAGTTTTTTGGGAAATTAattcattcacttttttgtcaAGAATGTTAGATACCAAGATTGATGCTGCTCTGATATttatctgttaaatatgaagccacaATCATGAgacggttagcttagcttagcataaagactggaaatggggggaaTCAGCaagcctgactctgtccaaagagaacaaaatccacctatcagcacctctaaagctcactgattaacatactgtatcttatttgtttaatcagtacaaaaactgttctgtttttccagAGGATTGTGTGACAGACTATCTCTCAGTCTGGAGcagtaacttcctggagtcttTGCTGGTTGCCTAGCAACCTAATGCTGACAGCAAAAGTTCTGTTCTTGTCTAAAACATAGTCAGAAACTAGTTGATTTCTCCTGTATGCACTCTTCAAGCTAAGCTCAGctcatatttacatacatacatgataGGTAtcatgtctgtttctgtatctATGGTATGgtatcttctcatctcactctgagcatgaaagcaaataaatgtcGTACATTGCTTTACCAGAGCACAACCCTACAACTGGCATAAACACCAcgttaaagaaataaaattgtGTTGTCttgaatatgtattttttctgaTCATACTatacaaaaatgtcatgtagAACTTTTCTGCATCTCTGTAGTGTTTGGAAAGAGTCTCATGGACACCGTAACATATGAGCAACGTTTCGGGCCTCACATGGTACCAATCTTGGTGCAGAAGTGTGTGGAGTTCATTAAAGAACATGGACTGGATGAAGAGGGCATCTTCCGCCTGCCGGGCCAGGACAACGCTGTCAAACAGTTCAGAGACGCCTTTGATGCAGGAGAGAGGCCCTCCTTCCCCAGGTAATACACTCATGCTTCTCTCTGCACAGACTAGAGCTATATGAatgatttgattaaaaacagtCATGATTTCAGTCTACCTCAATATTACACCTGTATTTTGTTGGAAACCTTTAACTTGAACTGATTCGAAGGCTACATTTTGAATGTATGCATGAATAGAAGTGGTAGTGGTATGGAGCATATCTTGTATCTAAAGTAGGTTATTCTCATTACTGAAATACTATAAAGTGGTTTATTTTCATGCCAACAGAGTCACAAACTGGTTGGTAAATGTATGAACTTAAGAAGGTCACTGCTATATAAGGTGGAAATGTCCTAACCTCAATCAATCAGCAgcatcagcttttttttctgagaaagtagggagagatgacagagaTTCAGAGAGGCTGATAGATTTCTGTCTGCTCAGAGCTGAGGGCGACACCACATCCTGTTCTGGCAGGCACACAGGAGGATGTCTGTATTACTCAACATCACAAGCTCCTCTGACAGAGCACTGTTGATTATAACATTCATGTAACAAGATTGTTTGTAATCTATCAGTCAAGGAGCACACGGTTACAGCCAGCGGGGCTACTGAAAGATTTTCTATGTCATATTCCAGGCCAAAAATAAAAGATAGAATACAAGAGCTCGGCTGAATATACAAAACTAGGCCCAGAGGCCCAAACAGTGAATTCCAAGACAACTTTGTGGATAtgagaatgtaaaaaaaaagaactttgtTTACACCTACAGCCCACCATGTAAATACTTTTTATGAATCCAGTAAAATATTTACACAGGTCTTGTTTGttatgatggaaaaaaaaccttgatTAAACTCCAAGCTCACATtggcaaatacacacacacacacacacacgtgtgtgtgtgtgtgtgtgtgtagggttgAGTTAACTTAACTATAATAGATTTAAGCCAGGTCACTGGGGGTATTTAAGGTATAAATGTTAGTTATATTTTAAGTGAGTTTTCAGTGGATATGTGTCATTGCCTGCAGTGACACAGATGTCCACACAGTGGCGTCGCTGCTTAAGCTCTACCTGCGGGAGCTGCCAGAGCCCGTTGTGCCCTGGACTCAGTACCAAGATTTCCTAGACTGCACCAACCTGATGGATAGCTTCACAACAGAGGTATGCTTATTCACAAAAAGACTACAATatgtacaaacaaacaatatgtGTGCAAACATGTCTGAGTGTGTACACAAAGCTGAGGACCTGTGATatttagagtgtgtgtgtcctttaaTCTGTTGCTCCTGTGTCCTTTCAGGGTTGGGAAAAATTGGAGAAGCAAATAGCTCTTCTCCCTAGAATCAACTATAACCTTCTCAGTTATGTGTGCCGGTGAGTGGAAGCTTCTGAAGACGTCACCCTGATTATAGGGAGCATCTCACTTATTGTTCACTAAGATGCCTTTGAGCAAGACactttactgtacatgcacCAAATCTCACAGAGTCCTTCTGGTTAAAAACATTGACCAAATACTGTTCTGAGATCAGTTTCTAGTCCTGACACATACTCTGCTGTATCTGTTAATTAATTCTTATTTTCGTGTCTTcttgttttcaggtttttgtttgaGGTGCAGCAGCACTCCAAGGTGAATAAGATGAATGTGGAGAACTTGGCTACAGTGATGGGGATCAACTTGCTCAAACCTCAGATAGAAGACCCCATCACTGTGATGAAAGGTGAGAACACATCATGTAttctgaacaaacacaacaaacatgtaGCAAACATGCTGATCCCTACAGAGCACTACGGGGAGCTGAGAAGATATCAAAGTGATGAAACGTGTTAACTTATGACCTTGACATTATTAAGACGAGTCTGATATGTTGGTGCTAAACAGCCTAATTAGAGActgtatttcttctttctgtgaaaACGGAATTGCTCAGCATCTGGGAAACAACCTGAATCCAAATGAGATGTGACCACAATTTTATTAAGCAATGACATGTAGCAATACTGCACCATGACTACATCCTTCTCTTTTTTAGAGACTATGTTTAgcgaaaaaacaaaacaaaacagttttaacaAACAAGAGCTCATTTAGATACCCTGGTAATTTGTGATACTAAGTAGATAAAAACATGTACTAACTACTTTATCAATTCCACAAACTTCACCTACTATCTCAGTAATGCTGCTGCTAATCCTTTTAGACTATTACTGataaatgatatatatatgGAAATTAAGTAttgaagaaaaatgaatcagGAATTAGCATAAGAAGCTAAAGTTAAGCCATTTTGATCATAATcttttcatatttgtgtttgttttgtttttttcacagcgACTCCTCAGATCCAAAAgctgatgacagtgatgatcaGACAGCATGAgactctgtttcctctctccaaAGACGTacttccctcccctccctcaaaAAAGGCAGAGAGCCAGAAGAACACGCCCCGAAGTTTTGTGGGTTGGGAGTCTGCAGAGGTATATTAAGCCTCTCTAATGAAAAGCATCAGTGTTTTTAGGGCTTGTTCTGGTGTTACACAAGCATAACATTAGAGCATgtcaaaaaaaaacaggttcagGCAGTGGCCAGTGAAAAGAAGGACACATACCAGAATATCCAAAAGAATTTGTGTTGGTAGAAAGAAGTTGCTATGTATTCAGTATGAAAGTCCATCATGGGTCCATATAGAGTCTGCTGCACTATTACTTCCCTCTGAcataagtagtagtagtacctGGGTAATCTGGGTACcacataaaatacaaatttgtGTGAATATACCATCATCACATCCTaatgttttggtgttttttcaCTATTTGACCTCAGTCTCAACTTCTCAGAAATACATAACTTTCCTCATACTGACACTTTAATCCaggagttttgtttgttttctgtgcagtgcAGCTCACTAACTACAGTTAAAAGACATGCAGCTAACAGAGAAACTACCTTTACACTACCTTTGCACACAAATACATCTCTAGTATGTTTATCTGTGATCTGTGATCTTCCATTATGTGTTTATCTCAGATGGGTGATGCATCTCTGTCTGAGTctccagaagaagaagaggacacaGACAGTCTAGGTCCAGATAGAGGAAACAGCAGCCCACAAACCCTCCCTCCAGAGCCTCTCACACCTTCCGCAGATGACTGGTTTGGAAGTCCCCGCAAACGCACCCAGACCCTGCCCACCTTCAACTGCCCCCTCACCGGCATGGCAGCTAAGGCTGACGCTCTCAACCGGTGGAGTCGCATCCaggagagcacagaggagaaggGTGGGACATTGTCAGAGGACATTTTTAAGATCCTGGACATGCGGAGTTCAGGATCATTATTCGGGGGGTCTTCGACGAGTAACAAGGAGGGAGAGCACAGGCTCACGTCCCGAAGAGGAAGTGATAACACAGGTTCCTCAACAGCTGGCTCCCAAAAACCTGACAGTGAGCCCCGGCCTGCCCGGATTCTGTCCCATCAGAAGAGTGCAGAAACCCTGACAGTGGGTGGTTTGAGTCAGGAGGTCAACAGCAAGTCTGAGCTGAAGAAAGACAATCAGCAGCTTGTAGACAGGTGAGTTCAGCTGAGGAGTCATGACCTTAACATTAACTCACTACACATCAGACAGACCCTCACCAACCCAATATAACTTAAGCTAAGCTATAAGCTAATACGAAACtataaaatcaacattttaacaaaacgTAACTTCTAAATGATAACTTAAGGAACAAACATGGAAATCACCAAAACTGGAGTGAAACAATTGAAAAGTTAATCTTCAGGAACTTCGGGTCAGTCTTACATAACATAAGGTGTGTGTAAATGAGTCACGTGGTTTCATACTCAGCCTTCAACATCCACttatgtggaaaaaacaaatgtggcATGTATCATGACAAGTTTTGACATGCTTTTGGAATGGATTCATTTGCTTTTCAGTGATGAATACCAGGACATAAACTGTGTCCAGAACATACTGAGTTTCCTCTTGGCCTTTTTACTATCTATCTTGTGTCTTTCAGTCTTCAACAGGAGAACAAGGAGCTGAAGGCCACAGTGGCAGAGCTCCAGTCTGCTTTGGAGGCAGAGCGCCGCCGTGTGGCCGCTCTGGAGATATGCCTGAGAAATGCTGAGCGCAGCCGAGACGAGGCCCAGAAACGTAACGAAGAGCTGCGAAGAGACATTCAGCAATTCCTCACGAGAGAACCACAAGCTCCCACCTAACAGTCATTTTCAGATTCACTAGTATAAGGATTTATCACCCCATTAACCTCAACAGAACTAATTTCACAGG is from Lates calcarifer isolate ASB-BC8 linkage group LG13, TLL_Latcal_v3, whole genome shotgun sequence and encodes:
- the arhgap25 gene encoding rho GTPase-activating protein 25 produces the protein MSLKLPRNWDFSTFKAETGRIARSKSVIPGEGGPGPGSPRSSRSMERPLKAGWLKKQQRSLVKNWQQRYFVLRGSTLTYHKDDKETTVQGVIQLRFSKVNELPPNSDDPGKYLFEIIPRTTGDRERCPYVFMANSQSDMEEWVRTLRRVIGVPTSGVFGKSLMDTVTYEQRFGPHMVPILVQKCVEFIKEHGLDEEGIFRLPGQDNAVKQFRDAFDAGERPSFPSDTDVHTVASLLKLYLRELPEPVVPWTQYQDFLDCTNLMDSFTTEGWEKLEKQIALLPRINYNLLSYVCRFLFEVQQHSKVNKMNVENLATVMGINLLKPQIEDPITVMKATPQIQKLMTVMIRQHETLFPLSKDVLPSPPSKKAESQKNTPRSFVGWESAEMGDASLSESPEEEEDTDSLGPDRGNSSPQTLPPEPLTPSADDWFGSPRKRTQTLPTFNCPLTGMAAKADALNRWSRIQESTEEKGGTLSEDIFKILDMRSSGSLFGGSSTSNKEGEHRLTSRRGSDNTGSSTAGSQKPDSEPRPARILSHQKSAETLTVGGLSQEVNSKSELKKDNQQLVDSLQQENKELKATVAELQSALEAERRRVAALEICLRNAERSRDEAQKRNEELRRDIQQFLTREPQAPT